Proteins encoded in a region of the Perca fluviatilis chromosome 8, GENO_Pfluv_1.0, whole genome shotgun sequence genome:
- the parvb gene encoding beta-parvin isoform X4 gives MDADNRNPEVYSGDMAGLLCGTKRKKQVSDLHEEGKNAINAPMLPIGTDIHPEDTLMEENAERIMLDPTSRENLKFKDLLKVLIDWINSELEEDRIIVKDLEEDCYDGQVLQKLFEELSGRKLNVAEVTQSEIGQKQKLQTVLEAVNELLRPHGWTIEWSVDSIHSKNLVAIVYLLVALAMHFQAPIRLPEHVSVQVVVIKKREGILQTALVTKELTSTTEMMMGRFERDAFDTLLDHAPDKLNVVKTSLITFVNKHLNKLNLEVTELESQFADGVYLILLMGLLEDYFVPLYNFFLTPESFEQKVHNVAFAFELMQDGGLKKPKARPEDVVNLNLKSTLRVLYNLFTNYKNSD, from the exons GGAATCCGGAGGTTTATAGTGGGGACATGGCGGGGCTGCTGTGTGGGACCAAGAGGAAGAAACAAG TGAGTGATCTCCATGAGGAGGGGAAGAATGCCATCAATGCTCCCATGCTTCCTATAGGGACAGACATCCATCCAGAGGACACACTGATgg AGGAAAACGCTGAGAGGATCATGTTGGACCCAACATCGCGGGAAAATCTTAAATTTAAAGATCTTTTGAAG GTCCTGATTGACTGGATCAACAGTGAGTTGGAGGAAGACAGGATCATAGTCAAAGACCTGGAGGAAGACTGTTATGATGGACAAGTGCTCCAGAAGTTATTTG AAGAGTTGTCAGGCAGGAAGCTGAACGTGGCCGAGGTGACCCAGTCAGAGATCGGCCAAAAGCAGAAGCTTCAGACAGTTTTGGAGGCCGTCAACGAACTGCTGAGGCCTCACGGCTGGACCATTGAGTGGAGTGTGGACT CTATTCATTCAAAGAACCTGGTGGCTATTGTCTACCTGCTGGTGGCTCTCGCGATGCATTTCCAGGCCCCCATCAGACTGCCTGAGCATGTTTCTGTGCAGGTGGTCGTCATCAAG AAACGAGAGGGCATCCTGCAGACGGCTCTTGTGACCAAGGAGCTGACGAGCACCACAGA aatgATGATGGGAAGGTTTG AGAGGGATGCGTTTGACACTTTGTTGGATCACGCACCTGACAAGCTCAACGTGGTGAAAACG TCTCTCATCACCTTCGTGAACAAACACCTGAACAAGCTGAACCTGGAAGTTACTGAGCTGGAATCTCAG tttGCTGATGGCGTGTACCTGATATTGCTGATGGGGCTGCTAGAAGACTACTTTGTCCCTCTGTACAACTTCTTCCTCACCCCTGAGAGCTTTGAACAGAAG GTCCACAATGTGGCGTTTGCCTTTGAGCTGATGCAGGATGGAGGCCTGAAGAAACCCAAAGCCAGACCAGAAG
- the parvb gene encoding beta-parvin isoform X1 yields the protein MSSVVLLVPSAHTHTHTHTHTYNKHTHTHTYIQHAPLSVSCNWTADVGWRVVTEINRLRFIHTHTHTHIHTLLHLPLLGAIVGNPEVYSGDMAGLLCGTKRKKQVSDLHEEGKNAINAPMLPIGTDIHPEDTLMEENAERIMLDPTSRENLKFKDLLKVLIDWINSELEEDRIIVKDLEEDCYDGQVLQKLFEELSGRKLNVAEVTQSEIGQKQKLQTVLEAVNELLRPHGWTIEWSVDSIHSKNLVAIVYLLVALAMHFQAPIRLPEHVSVQVVVIKKREGILQTALVTKELTSTTEMMMGRFERDAFDTLLDHAPDKLNVVKTSLITFVNKHLNKLNLEVTELESQFADGVYLILLMGLLEDYFVPLYNFFLTPESFEQKVHNVAFAFELMQDGGLKKPKARPEDVVNLNLKSTLRVLYNLFTNYKNSD from the exons ATGTCCAGTGTGGTCCTTCTTGTCccaagcgcgcacacacacacacacacacacacacacacatacaacaaacacacacacacacacacatacatacaacacgCCCCCCTCAGCGTCTCCTGTAACTGGACCGCAGACGTGGGGTGGAGGGTTGTGACAGAAATAAACCGACTAcgattcatacacacacacacacacacacatatacatacacttcTACATTTACCTTTGCTCGGTGCAATCGTAGGGAATCCGGAGGTTTATAGTGGGGACATGGCGGGGCTGCTGTGTGGGACCAAGAGGAAGAAACAAG TGAGTGATCTCCATGAGGAGGGGAAGAATGCCATCAATGCTCCCATGCTTCCTATAGGGACAGACATCCATCCAGAGGACACACTGATgg AGGAAAACGCTGAGAGGATCATGTTGGACCCAACATCGCGGGAAAATCTTAAATTTAAAGATCTTTTGAAG GTCCTGATTGACTGGATCAACAGTGAGTTGGAGGAAGACAGGATCATAGTCAAAGACCTGGAGGAAGACTGTTATGATGGACAAGTGCTCCAGAAGTTATTTG AAGAGTTGTCAGGCAGGAAGCTGAACGTGGCCGAGGTGACCCAGTCAGAGATCGGCCAAAAGCAGAAGCTTCAGACAGTTTTGGAGGCCGTCAACGAACTGCTGAGGCCTCACGGCTGGACCATTGAGTGGAGTGTGGACT CTATTCATTCAAAGAACCTGGTGGCTATTGTCTACCTGCTGGTGGCTCTCGCGATGCATTTCCAGGCCCCCATCAGACTGCCTGAGCATGTTTCTGTGCAGGTGGTCGTCATCAAG AAACGAGAGGGCATCCTGCAGACGGCTCTTGTGACCAAGGAGCTGACGAGCACCACAGA aatgATGATGGGAAGGTTTG AGAGGGATGCGTTTGACACTTTGTTGGATCACGCACCTGACAAGCTCAACGTGGTGAAAACG TCTCTCATCACCTTCGTGAACAAACACCTGAACAAGCTGAACCTGGAAGTTACTGAGCTGGAATCTCAG tttGCTGATGGCGTGTACCTGATATTGCTGATGGGGCTGCTAGAAGACTACTTTGTCCCTCTGTACAACTTCTTCCTCACCCCTGAGAGCTTTGAACAGAAG GTCCACAATGTGGCGTTTGCCTTTGAGCTGATGCAGGATGGAGGCCTGAAGAAACCCAAAGCCAGACCAGAAG
- the parvb gene encoding beta-parvin isoform X5 has protein sequence MDADNMSDLHEEGKNAINAPMLPIGTDIHPEDTLMEENAERIMLDPTSRENLKFKDLLKVLIDWINSELEEDRIIVKDLEEDCYDGQVLQKLFEELSGRKLNVAEVTQSEIGQKQKLQTVLEAVNELLRPHGWTIEWSVDSIHSKNLVAIVYLLVALAMHFQAPIRLPEHVSVQVVVIKKREGILQTALVTKELTSTTEMMMGRFERDAFDTLLDHAPDKLNVVKTSLITFVNKHLNKLNLEVTELESQFADGVYLILLMGLLEDYFVPLYNFFLTPESFEQKVHNVAFAFELMQDGGLKKPKARPEDVVNLNLKSTLRVLYNLFTNYKNSD, from the exons TGAGTGATCTCCATGAGGAGGGGAAGAATGCCATCAATGCTCCCATGCTTCCTATAGGGACAGACATCCATCCAGAGGACACACTGATgg AGGAAAACGCTGAGAGGATCATGTTGGACCCAACATCGCGGGAAAATCTTAAATTTAAAGATCTTTTGAAG GTCCTGATTGACTGGATCAACAGTGAGTTGGAGGAAGACAGGATCATAGTCAAAGACCTGGAGGAAGACTGTTATGATGGACAAGTGCTCCAGAAGTTATTTG AAGAGTTGTCAGGCAGGAAGCTGAACGTGGCCGAGGTGACCCAGTCAGAGATCGGCCAAAAGCAGAAGCTTCAGACAGTTTTGGAGGCCGTCAACGAACTGCTGAGGCCTCACGGCTGGACCATTGAGTGGAGTGTGGACT CTATTCATTCAAAGAACCTGGTGGCTATTGTCTACCTGCTGGTGGCTCTCGCGATGCATTTCCAGGCCCCCATCAGACTGCCTGAGCATGTTTCTGTGCAGGTGGTCGTCATCAAG AAACGAGAGGGCATCCTGCAGACGGCTCTTGTGACCAAGGAGCTGACGAGCACCACAGA aatgATGATGGGAAGGTTTG AGAGGGATGCGTTTGACACTTTGTTGGATCACGCACCTGACAAGCTCAACGTGGTGAAAACG TCTCTCATCACCTTCGTGAACAAACACCTGAACAAGCTGAACCTGGAAGTTACTGAGCTGGAATCTCAG tttGCTGATGGCGTGTACCTGATATTGCTGATGGGGCTGCTAGAAGACTACTTTGTCCCTCTGTACAACTTCTTCCTCACCCCTGAGAGCTTTGAACAGAAG GTCCACAATGTGGCGTTTGCCTTTGAGCTGATGCAGGATGGAGGCCTGAAGAAACCCAAAGCCAGACCAGAAG
- the parvb gene encoding beta-parvin isoform X2 — MSSVVLLVPSAHTHTHTHTHTYNKHTHTHTYIQHAPLSVSCNWTADVGWRVVTEINRLRFIHTHTHTHIHTLLHLPLLGAIVGNPEVYSGDMAGLLCGTKRKKQVSDLHEEGKNAINAPMLPIGTDIHPEDTLMEENAERIMLDPTSRENLKFKDLLKVLIDWINSELEEDRIIVKDLEEDCYDGQVLQKLFELSGRKLNVAEVTQSEIGQKQKLQTVLEAVNELLRPHGWTIEWSVDSIHSKNLVAIVYLLVALAMHFQAPIRLPEHVSVQVVVIKKREGILQTALVTKELTSTTEMMMGRFERDAFDTLLDHAPDKLNVVKTSLITFVNKHLNKLNLEVTELESQFADGVYLILLMGLLEDYFVPLYNFFLTPESFEQKVHNVAFAFELMQDGGLKKPKARPEDVVNLNLKSTLRVLYNLFTNYKNSD, encoded by the exons ATGTCCAGTGTGGTCCTTCTTGTCccaagcgcgcacacacacacacacacacacacacacacatacaacaaacacacacacacacacacatacatacaacacgCCCCCCTCAGCGTCTCCTGTAACTGGACCGCAGACGTGGGGTGGAGGGTTGTGACAGAAATAAACCGACTAcgattcatacacacacacacacacacacatatacatacacttcTACATTTACCTTTGCTCGGTGCAATCGTAGGGAATCCGGAGGTTTATAGTGGGGACATGGCGGGGCTGCTGTGTGGGACCAAGAGGAAGAAACAAG TGAGTGATCTCCATGAGGAGGGGAAGAATGCCATCAATGCTCCCATGCTTCCTATAGGGACAGACATCCATCCAGAGGACACACTGATgg AGGAAAACGCTGAGAGGATCATGTTGGACCCAACATCGCGGGAAAATCTTAAATTTAAAGATCTTTTGAAG GTCCTGATTGACTGGATCAACAGTGAGTTGGAGGAAGACAGGATCATAGTCAAAGACCTGGAGGAAGACTGTTATGATGGACAAGTGCTCCAGAAGTTATTTG AGTTGTCAGGCAGGAAGCTGAACGTGGCCGAGGTGACCCAGTCAGAGATCGGCCAAAAGCAGAAGCTTCAGACAGTTTTGGAGGCCGTCAACGAACTGCTGAGGCCTCACGGCTGGACCATTGAGTGGAGTGTGGACT CTATTCATTCAAAGAACCTGGTGGCTATTGTCTACCTGCTGGTGGCTCTCGCGATGCATTTCCAGGCCCCCATCAGACTGCCTGAGCATGTTTCTGTGCAGGTGGTCGTCATCAAG AAACGAGAGGGCATCCTGCAGACGGCTCTTGTGACCAAGGAGCTGACGAGCACCACAGA aatgATGATGGGAAGGTTTG AGAGGGATGCGTTTGACACTTTGTTGGATCACGCACCTGACAAGCTCAACGTGGTGAAAACG TCTCTCATCACCTTCGTGAACAAACACCTGAACAAGCTGAACCTGGAAGTTACTGAGCTGGAATCTCAG tttGCTGATGGCGTGTACCTGATATTGCTGATGGGGCTGCTAGAAGACTACTTTGTCCCTCTGTACAACTTCTTCCTCACCCCTGAGAGCTTTGAACAGAAG GTCCACAATGTGGCGTTTGCCTTTGAGCTGATGCAGGATGGAGGCCTGAAGAAACCCAAAGCCAGACCAGAAG